In Rosa chinensis cultivar Old Blush chromosome 1, RchiOBHm-V2, whole genome shotgun sequence, a genomic segment contains:
- the LOC112183001 gene encoding probable protein phosphatase 2C 25, with amino-acid sequence MPCALAVPNSPIFSPSKIPSIFCRSSPSSCSSPRVLLHGPPPTPSSRSNNPLSSPKAFPARFQSQRHVISNCKKEPSGLGSGPALALKRKRPMRIDIPTAPVSFGVDSPKVEERVEAVEVDEDGYSVYCKRGKRGLMEDRYSAVVDLHDNTRQAFFGVFDGHGGSKAAEFAAKNLDKNIVRRLASGGEEKVMEAVKDGYLATDVEFLKEDVSGGACCVTALVQKGNLVVSNAGDCRAVMSRGGVAEALTSDHHPSRTDERARLESSGGYVDCCRGVWRIQGSLAVSRGIGDRQLKQWVIAEPETQVLKINPECEFLMLASDGY; translated from the exons ATGCCTTGCGCTTTAGCGGTACCAAACTCTCCGATCTTCTCACCGTCGAAAATTCCGTCCATTTTCTGCCGGTCATCTCCTTCTTCATGTTCTTCTCCTAGAGTACTTCTCCATGGTCCACCTCCAACGCCGTCGTCACGGTCCAACAACCCACTTTCGTCGCCGAAGGCTTTCCCGGCAAGGTTTCAGAGTCAGAGGCATGTGATTAGTAACTGCAAGAAGGAGCCGTCGGGTTTGGGCTCGGGTCCGGCTTTGGctttgaagaggaagaggccGATGAGGATTGATATTCCGACTGCGCCGGTGAGTTTCGGCGTTGACTCGCCGAAGGTTGAGGAGAGAGTGGAGGCGGTGGAGGTTGACGAAGATGGTTACTCGGTTTACTGTAAGAGAGGGAAAAGAGGTCTCATGGAGGATCGGTACTCCGCCGTGGTTGATCTTCATGATAATACCAGACAG GCGTTCTTTGGTGTGTTTGATGGGCATGGAGGTTCAAAGGCAGCTGAATTTGCAGCAAAGAACTTGGATAAGAACATCGTGCGTCGTTTGGCGAGTGGAGGAGAAGAGAAGGTCATGGAAGCAGTGAAAGATGGTTATTTGGCGACCGATGTTGAGTTTTTGAAAGAGGATGTTAGTGGTGGTGCTTGCTGTGTGACTGCCTTGGTACAGAAAGGTAACCTGGTGGTGTCGAATGCTGGTGATTGCCGCGCTGTTATGAGCCGAGGAGGGGTTGCTGAGGCCCTTACGTCTGATCATCATCCTAGTAGAACAGATGAAAGAGCCAGACTTGAAAGCTCG GGTGGTTATGTGGATTGTTGCCGTGGTGTTTGGAGAATACAAGGGTCTCTTGCTGTTTCAAGAGGAATTGGAGATCGACAGCTAAAGCAGTGGGTTATAGCAGAACCAGAGACTcaagtcctaaaaataaatccTGAATGCGAGTTCTTAATGTTAGCTTCTGACG GTTACTAA
- the LOC112183002 gene encoding clathrin heavy chain 1: MAAANAPITMKEALTLPSVGINPQFITFTHVTMESDKYICVRETAPQNSIVIIDMSMPNQPLRRPITADSALMNPNSKILALKAQVQGTTQDHLQIFNIEMKAKLKSHLMPEQIVFWKWITPKMLGLVTQTTVYHWSIEGESEPVKVFERTANLANNQIINYRCDPSEKWLVLIGIAPGAPERPQLVKGNLQLFSVDQQRSQALEAHAASFAQYKVPGNENPSILISFATKTLNAGQITSKLHVIELGAQPGKPSFTKKQADLFFPPDFADDFPVAMQMSHKYSLIYVITKLGLLFVYDLETASAVYRNRISPDPIFLTTEASSVGGFYAVNRRGQVLLATINEQTIVPFVSGQLNNLELAVNLAKRGNLPGAENLVVQRFQELFAQTKYKEAAELAAESPQGILRTPDTVAKFQSVPVQAGQTPPLLQYFGTLLTRGKLNAFESLELSRLVVNQNKKNLLENWLAEDKLECSEELGDLVKTVDNDLALKIYIKARATPKVVAAFAERREFDKILIYSKQVGYTPDYLFLLQTILRADPQGAVNFALMMSQMEGGCPVDYNTITDLFLQRNLIREATAFLLDVLKPNLPEHAFLQTKVLEINLVTFPNVADAILANGMFSHYDRPRIAQLCEKAGLYVRALQHYSELPDIKRVIVNTHAIEPQSLVEFFGTLSKEWALECMKDLLLVNLRGNLQIIVQVAKEYSDQLGTDQCMKLFEQFKSYEGLYFFLGSFLSSSEDPEIHFKYIEAAAKTGQIKEVERVTRESNFYDAEKTKNFLMEAKLPDARPLINVCDRFGFVPDLTHYLYTNNMLRYIEGYVQKVNPSNAPLVVGQLLDDECPEDFIKGLILSVRSLLPVEPLVEECEKRNRLRLLTQFLEHLVSEGSQDVHVHNALGKIIIDSGNNPEHFLTTNPYYDSRVVGKYCEKRDPTLAVVAYRRGQCDDELINVTNKNSLFKLQARYVVERMDEDLWAKVLDPENEFRRQLIDQVVSTALPESKSPEQVSAAVKAFMTADLPHELIELLEKIVLQNSAFSGNFNLQNLLILTAIKADPSRVMDYINRLDNFDGPAVGEVAVEAQLYEEAFAIFKKFNLNVQAVNVLLDNIRSIDRAVEFAFRVEEDAVWSQVGKAQLREGLVSDAIESFIRADDATQFLDVIRASEEADVYHDLVRYLLMVRQKTKEPKVDSELIYAYAKIDRLADIEEFILMPNVANLQNVGDRLYDETLYEAAKIIYAFISNWAKLAVTLVKLKQFQGAVDAARKANSAKTWKEVCFACVDAEEFRLAQICGLNIIIQVDDLEEVSEFYQNRGCFNELISLMESGLGLERAHMGIFTELGVLYARYRPEKLMEHIKLFSTRLNIPKLIRACDEQQHWKELTYLYIQYDEFDNAATTIMNHSPEAWDHMQFKDVAVKVANVELYYKAVHFYLQEHPDLINDILNVLALRVDHTRVVDIMRKAGHLLLVKPYMVAVQSNNVSAVNEALNEIYVEEEDYERLRESIDLHDSFDQIGLAQKIEKHELLEMRRVAAYIYKKAGRWKQSIALSKKDKLYKDAMETASQSGDRELAEELLVYFIEQGKKECFASCLFVCYDLIRPDTALELAWMNNMIDFAFPYLLQFIREYTGKVDELVKDRIEAQNEVKEKEKEEKEVIAQQNMYAQLLPLALPAPPMPGMGGGYGPPPPMGGMGMPPMPPYGMPPMGSSY; this comes from the exons ATGGCGGCGGCTAACGCTCCGATCACCATGAAGGAGGCCCTAACG CTTCCGAGCGTTGGGATTAATCCGCAATTCATAACGTTTACACATGTTACTATGGAGTCCGATAAGTACATATGTGTTCGGGAAACAGCGCCGCAGAATAGTATTGTGATTATTGATATGAGTATGCCGAATCAACCTTTGAGGAGGCCTATCACCGCTGACTCTGCACTTATGAATCCAAACTCCAAAATCCTTGCTTTGAAAG CTCAAGTCCAGGGAACTACTCAGGACCACCTTCAAATTTTTAACATTGAGATGAAAGCAAAACTGAAATCACACCTTATGCCTGAGCAG ATTGTCTTTTGGAAATGGATAACCCCAAAGATGTTGGGTCTTGTCACACAGACTACAGTATATCATTGGTCAATTGAAG GTGAGTCTGAACCAGTAAAGGTATTTGAGCGAACAGCTAACCTGGCAAACAATCAGATCATAAATTACCGTTGTGATCCTTCTGAGAAGTGGTTGGTTCTGATTGGAATTGCTCCTGGTGCTCCTGAG aGGCCGCAATTGGTTAAAGGGAACTTGCAACTCTTCTCGGTGGATCAGCAGCGCAGTCAAGCTCTTGAAGCGCATGCCGCATCCTTTGCCCAGTACAAG GTTCCAGGGAATGAGAATCCTTCCATTCTGATTTCCTTTGCCACTAAGACACTCAATGCTGGACAGATTACATCCAAGTTGCATGTTATTGAGCTTGGTGCCCAGCCAG GGAAGCCATCTTTTACAAAGAAACAAGCAGATCTTTTCTTTCCTCCAGATTTTGCAGATGATTTCCCAGTTGCCATGCAG ATGTCTCACAAGTACAGTTTGATTTATGTAATTACAAAGCTGGGGCTTCTATTTGTATACGACTTAGAGACAGCTAGTGCAGTTTACAGAAATAGAATTAGTCCAGATCCAATTTTCTTGACGACAGAAGCTTCATCAGTGGGAGGGTTTTATGCTGTTAATAGGCGGGGCCAGGTGTTGTTGGCTACCATTAATGAGCAAACAATTGTGCCTTTTGTCAGTGGTCAG TTAAACAATTTGGAGCTTGCCGTCAATCTGGCAAAAAGAGGAAATCTTCCTGGTGCTGAGAATCTG GTTGTCCAGCGTTTCCAAGAACTGTTTGCCCAAACCAAGTACAAAGAAGCTGCCGAACTGGCTGCTGAGTCCCCACAAGGAATTCTTCGTACACCGGATACAGTTGCTAAATTTCAG AGTGTTCCTGTCCAAGCTGGGCAAACACCCCCTTTGTTGCAATACTTTGGGACTCTCTTAACGAGAGGGAAGCTCAATGCCTTTGAGTCATTGGAATTGTCACGTCTTGTTGTGAACCAGAACAAGAAGAATCTTTTGGAAAACTGGTTGGCAGAGGACAAACTGGAATGCAGTGAGGAACTAGGAGATCTTGTGAAG ACTGTGGATAATGATCTGGCTTTGAAAATATACATTAAAGCCAGAGCAACTCCAAAAGTTGTTGCAGCTTTTGCCGAGCGAAGGGAGTTTGACAAAATCCTGATCTACTCAAAGCAG GTTGGCTACACACCTGACTATCTGTTCCTTTTGCAAACAATTCTCCGAGCAGACCCGCAG GGTGCTGTTAATTTTGCATTGATGATGTCCCAAATGGAGGGTGGTTGTCCTGTTGATTACAACACCATTACAGATCTCTTTCTTCAG AGGAATCTGATTCGTGAGGCAACCGCTTTTCTACTGGATGTTTTGAAGCCAAATCTCCCTGAACATGCCTTCCTGCAGACAAAG GTCCTCGAGATTAACTTGGTTACTTTTCCAAATGTGGCTGATGCCATTTTAGCCAATGGTATGTTCAGTCATTATGATCGTCCTCGTATTGCCCAGTTATGTGAAAAAGCTGGTCTTTATGTGCGAGCTTTGCAA CACTACTCCGAGTTGCCTGATATTAAACGTGTCATAGTGAATACACATGCAATAGAGCCGCAGTCACTAGTAGAGTTTTTTGGTACCTTGTCAAAGGAATGGGCGTTGGAGTGTATGAAGGATCTCTTGCTGGTCAATTTGAGAGGCAACCTTCAGATAATTGTGCAG GTTGCTAAGGAGTACTCTGATCAGTTGGGTACTGATCAATGCATGAAGCTATTTGAGCAGTTCAAGTCATATGAAGGATTGTACTTCTTCCTCGGATCATTTTTGAGTTCAAG TGAGGATCCTGAAATCCACTTCAAGTACATTGAGGCAGCTGCCAAAACTGGACAAATTAAAGAGGTTGAGAGAGTTACTAGAGAATCAAATTTCTATGATGCAGAGAAAACAAAGAACTTTTTAATGGAAGCTAAGCTCCCTGATGCACGACCCCTTATCAATGTTTGCGACCGTTTTGGTTTTGTTCCAGATCTCACCCACTACTTGTACACAAACAATATGCTCCGTTACATTGAGGGTTACGTTCAAAAG GTGAATCCTTCAAATGCTCCTTTAGTTGTGGGACAGTTGCTAGATGACGAGTGCCCTGAAGATTTCATCAAAGGCTTGATCCTTTCTGTACGTTCATTGCTTCCAGTGGAGCCCCTTGTGGAGGAATGTGAGAAGAG GAATCGACTTCGTTTACTCACTCAGTTCTTGGAGCATCTTGTGAGTGAGGGAAGCCAGGATGTGCACGTCCACAATGCGTTGGGTAAAATCATCATTGATAGTGGAAACAATCCTGAACACTTCCTTACCACAAATCCATATTATGATTCTCGTGTTGTGGGTAAATATTGTGAGAAACGTGATCCTACTCTGGCTGTTGTTGCTTATCGACGTGGGCAATGTGATGATGAGCTTATCAATGTTACAAATAAAAACTCTTTGTTCAAATTACAAGCAAG ATATGTCGTTGAGAGGATGGATGAGGATCTTTGGGCTAAAGTTCTTGACCCTGAGAATGAATTTAGAAGACAACTTATCGATCAAGTGGTTTCTACTGCCTTGCCTGAAAGCAAGAGCCCAGAACAAGTTTCTGCGGCTGTTAAGGCTTTCATGACTGCTGATTTGCCCCATGAATTAATTGAGCTTCTTGAAAAGATTGTGCTTCAAAACTCTGCCTTCAGTGGCAACTTTAATCTGCAAAATCTACTCATTTTGACAGCCATCAAGGCAGATCCGTCCAGAGTAATGGATTATATTAATAGGCTAGACAATTTCGATGGACCTGCAGTTGGGGAAGTAGCTGTGGAAGCCCAACTGTATGAGGAAGCATTTGCAATTTTCAAGAAGTTCAACTTGAATGTCCAAGCTGTCAATGTCTTGCTGGATAATATCCGAAGCATTGATAGGGCTGTAGAATTTGCATTCCGTGTTGAAGAGGATGCTGTTTGGAGTCAGGTTGGAAAGGCTCAACTCCGGGAGGGACTTGTGAGTGATGCGATTGAGTCATTTATTAGGGCGGATGATGCCACACAATTCTTGGATGTTATTCGAGCTTCTGAAGAAGCGGATGTTTACCATGACTTGGTGAGATACCTTCTGATGGTTAGGCAGAAGACAAAAGAGCCGAAGGTGGACAGTGAGCTCATTTATGCATATGCCAAGATTGATAGGCTGGCTGACATTGAAGAGTTCATTCTTATGCCAAATGTTGCCAATCTTCAAAATGTTGGTGATCGCCTATATGATGAGACCCTCTATGAGGCTGCAAAAATAATTTATGCTTTTATATCCAACTGGGCCAAGTTGGCTGTCACACTTGTCAAGCTCAAACAATTCCAAGGTGCTGTTGATGCAGCACGAAAAGCCAATAGTGCAAAGACATGGAAGGAAGTTTGCTTTGCTTGTGTTGATGCTGAGGAGTTCCGCTTAGCTCAAATTTGTGGTCTCAACATCATTATACAG GTGGATGATTTGGAAGAGGTCAGTGAATTCTACCAGAATAGAGGGTGCTTCAATGAGCTAATATCTCTAATGGAAAGTGGTCTTGGCTTAGAACGTGCACACATGGGAATCTTTACTGAATTGGGGGTTCTGTATGCTAGATACCGTCCTGAGAAACTTATGGAGCACATCAAACTGTTCTCAACTCGTTTAAATATTCCCAAGCTCATTCGAGCTTGTGATGAGCAGCAGCATTGGAAGGAGCTAACCTATCTATATATTCAATATGATGAGTTTGATAATGCTGCAACAACCATCATGAATCATTCCCCTGAAGCCTGGGATCACATGCAGTTCAAAGATGTGGCAGTTAAAGTTGCAAATGTGGAGCTATATTATAAGGCTGTGCACTTTTACTTGCAAGAGCATCCAGATCTCATTAATGATATTCTAAATGTGCTTGCTCTCCGTGTAGATCATACTCGTGTGGTGGACATTATGCGAAAG GCTGGGCACCTACTCCTTGTGAAGCCATACATGGTTGCTGTTCAGAGCAACAATGTCTCAGCTGTGAATGAGGCTTTGAATGAGATATATGTTGAAGAGGAAGACTATGAAAGATTGCGTGAATCAATTGATTTACATGACAGCTTTGATCAAATAGGTCTTGCTCAGAAG ATTGAAAAACACGAGCTTCTGGAAATGAGGCGCGTTGCTGCTTATATTTACAAGAAAGCTGGAAGGTGGAAGCAGTCCATTGCATTATCAAAGAAAGACAAACTTTACAAAGATGCCATGGAGACAGCCTCACAGTCTGGTGACCGCGAACTTGCGGAGGAATTGCTTGTTTACTTCATTGAACAG GGAAAGAAAGAATGCTTTGCGTCATGCCTCTTCGTCTGTTACGATTTGATTAGGCCGGATACTGCCCTTGAACTTGCTTGGATGAACAATATGATAGACTTTGCCTTCCCATATCTGTTGCAG TTCATCCGTGAATACACCGGTAAAGTCGATGAATTGGTGAAGGACAGAATTGAAGCCCAGAATGAGgtcaaggagaaggagaaggaagagaaagaagttaTAGCACAGCAG AACATGTATGCACAGTTGTTGCCTCTTGCTTTGCCTGCTCCACCAATGCCTGGTATGGGAGGAGGGTATGGTCCTCCGCCTCCAATGGGAGGAATGGGGATGCCTCCGATGCCACCTTATGGCATGCCACCAATGGGCAGTAGCTACTGA
- the LOC112171091 gene encoding F-box protein SKIP23-like codes for MRSSIPPYETKVPIKVRIQGQDSVYTFVKSIVYHLVQSASKASSSSSMEWVVKVRDVEPENRCLLLHPLSTSLPLEPNSESFPDELNVLEFQVSELARCYSLRKSNSNEAEHKVVVSSDPHWHALMVMAEAKLYYGWDFSTASVEIQECTLVRDILFEHHKFEDVIFHKSKFYVVAKNGTTVSIDSSLKMTQVAYPTTCSRSKKLVESLGDLLLVEKRARPLRRRCPHNPTHHGCKVYKLNEPERQWVEMKSLTLLAK; via the coding sequence ATGCGATCGTCTATTCCTCCATATGAGACCAAGGTTCCCATCAAAGTTCGCATTCAGGGTCAAGATTCGGTATACACATTCGTCAAGAGCATTGTGTATCATCTTGTACAATCAGCTTCAAAAGCTTCTAGTTCCAGTTCAATGGAATGGGTTGTTAAAGTCCGAGACGTTGAACCCGAAAATCGTTGTCTTTTGTTACATCCACTTTCCACCTCGTTGCCTTTAGAGCCGAATTCAGAGTCGTTTCCAGATGAATTAAACGTCTTGGAATTTCAGGTATCGGAGTTAGCAAGATGTTATAGTCTGCGtaaatccaattccaatgaGGCCGAACACAAGGTGGTCGTATCCTCGGATCCTCATTGGCATGCGCTCATGGTGATGGCTGAGGCAAAACTATACTACGGGTGGGATTTCAGTACCGCTAGTGTTGAGATTCAAGAGTGCACCTTAGTACGGGATATACTCTTTGAACACCACAAATTCGAAGATGTTATTTTTCATAAGAGCAAGTTCTATGTTGTTGCCAAGAATGGTACGACTGTATCCATTGATTCATCCTTGAAGATGACACAGGTCGCGTATCCAACAACTTGTTCTCGCAGTAAGAAATTGGTGGAGTCATTGGGGGATCTACTTTTAGTTGAGAAACGTGCGAGGCCTTTGAGGCGGAGATGTCCTCATAATCCAACTCATCATGGATGCAAGGTTTACAAGTTGAACGAACCTGAGAGGCAATGGGTTGAAATGAAGAGCTtgacactactagcaaaataa